The genomic window AGAATGAAGGTTCTGGGCTTGGACTATACATGGCAAAGATGCTTATAGAAGAGAGTATTGGTGGGAAGATAGATGTTTACTCACAAAATTCTTATACAAATTTTAAAATAACCCTACCAAAGGAGAATGAATGTCAAATTTAAATTTACTTTATGTCGAAGATGATGAAGATACTATTGAAAATATAGATTTCTTTTTAAAAAGACACTTTAATGAAATAATAGTGGCACAAGACGGAGAAGAAGCTCTAAAATTTTTTAAAGAAAAAAAAGTTGATATTATAATTTTAGATATTAATATTCCAAAAATAAATGGATTAAAACTTGCTGGAAAAATTAGAGAACTAAATAGAAAAATTCCCATTATTTTTTTAACTGCTTACAGCGATAGAGAAAATTTATTACAAGCAATAAATGTCCATGCTTTTTCTTATCTTATAAAACCTTTTAAAATTGATGAATTAATAGATGTACTAAATAAATGTAAAAAGGATTTTTTTTGTAAATATCAAAATCCAGATATAAAAAAATTAAGTGGAAATTTCACATGGAATAAACAAAAAAAAGAGCTATTTTTTGATAATCAAAGAATTTCACTAACAAAAAATGAAATTGCATTAATTGATTTATTTATTGAATATGATTCTAGGTTTTTTACTCCTGAAGAGATAAATGAATATATATCTTTAAATAATGACATAAAAGATAACTCAATAATTCAACTTATATCAAGGTTAAAAAGAAAAATAACAAATCTTACGGGAAATAATAACTTCTTTATTGAAAATATTTATAACAAAGGTTATCATATTTTATAGAGTCAATTCTTAATATTTTTATTTCTTACTAATAAAAAATAGTATTAATACGTCATTTGTCATTTTTTACATATAAAGTTGGAATAGAATTCTAAGAAAAAATAGTTAATGTATTTGTAAATTATACCAATTTACAAGTAGTAAAAATAATATTTTTTACACATATAAATATTATTAACTAATTCTTCCAAGGATATATTTATGTTAAGAAATTTAAGTACAAAAAAGAAACTGTTCCTATTCCCTACTTTATTTATAGCAATTGTTGTTATTTCAACTTTTGTATATAATTATTATAGCAATATGGCAAATACTAGAAATTATGTTGCATTAACAACTGATGAATTTGTTCAACAAGTACTAAAAGGAAGAATTTCTATCTATCAATTCTTACGAAACCCTAAAGAAGAAAATAGAGTAATTGTTATTGAAAATTTCAAAAAATTAGACAAAAATGTTTCTGAATTAAAAACCATTCTTGTTACTAAAAAAAATAGAGATTTATGTGATGATATTTTGGCATTTTCTGAAAACTATATTAATGATTTTGATTCTTTATCTAAAAAGAGAATTGTTGATTTCGCAAATGGCGTTATAGTTGAGTCTGATGGGATGAAAGAAAAAATATTAAAAATGGCAGATATAGGCTTAAAATTAGAAGATAAAATTATTGAAATAAATTTAAGTGCTGTAGAGTTAAGGGATGAAGCTTTTAATTTATTGAATAGAATTTTAATCATTCTTGCAATTATTTCTGTTGTAGTTTTTATTTTAATCTCAATACTAATATCAAATATTGTTGTAAATTCATTAAATGAGTTTAAGAATGGATTACTCACATTTTTTGGATATTTAAACAGAGAAATAAAAGATGTTTCTCTTCTTGATGATAGAGCCAATGATGAATTTGGGGAAATGTCAAAAGTTGTTAATAAAAATATAACAAAAACAAAACAAGGTATTGAAGAAGATAGAAAATTAATAGATGAAACAATTAGTGTTTTAGGAGAATTTGAGCAAGGTGATTTATGCCAAAGATTAAATATTAATGTTTCAAATCCTGCTTTAATGCAACTAAAAGATGTATTAAATAAAATGGCTGATAATTTAGAATCAAATATTGATAATGTTCTTCATATTTTAGAAGAGTATTCAAACTATCACTATTTAAATAAAATTTCAACAAATGATATAAAAGAGCATCTACTAAAACTTGCAAATGGAGTTAATACTCTTGGTGATTCTATTACAGAAATGTTAGTTGAAAATAAATCAAATGGTTTAACTTTAGATGAGAGTTCAAATATACTACTTACAAATGTAGATAAATTAAATATCAGTTCAAATGAAGCAGCAGCAAGTCTAGAAGAAACAGCAGCAGCAATAGAAGAGATAACTTCTAATATTAGACATAATACGCAAAGTATTTCAAAAATGGCTAGTTACTCAGATAAAGTTACAAGTTCAGCAACACATGGAGAAAAACTCGCTAATCAAACAAATATTTCTATGGATGAAATAAATGCACAAGTTACAGCGATTAATGAAGCAATTACAGTAATTGATCAAATTGCCTTTCAAACAAATATTCTTTCACTAAATGCAGCCGTTGAAGCAGCAACAGCAGGAGAAGCTGGAAAAGGATTTGCAGTAGTTGCAGCAGAAGTAAGAAACCTAGCTTCAAGAAGTGCAGAAGCAGCTAAAGAGATAAAAGATTTAGTTCAAAATGCAACAACAAAAGCAAATCAAGGTAAAGAAATTGCTGGAAATATGATAGAGGGATATAAACAGTTAAATGAAAATATTTCTTTAACAATAAATTTAATATCAGATATTCAAAATGCTTCAAAAGAACAACTTTTAGGAATTGAGCAAATCAATGATGCTGTTAATCAATTAGATCAACAAACTCAACAAAATGCCATGGTTGCTTCTCAAACTCATGATGTTGCAGTTTTAACAGATGAAATAGCGAAATTAGTTGTAAGTAGCGCTGATGAAAAAGAGTTTTTAGGTAAAAACCAAGTAAAAGCTAGAAATGTTGAGAAGAAATCAAAACCTGATTTAATATCAAAAAAGAATAGTCCAGTAAAACAAGAAAAAAAGATAATTACTTCAAAACATGAAGAATCAGATTGGGAGAGTTTTTAAACTCTTCAATATATAAAAAACAAACGCTTCTGTTAGTAAGGTAAAAATTATATGTTTACACTAAACCATAAATATGAAAAAAAAGAGGATTTAGAAAATTTTATTGTAAAAAATCAAATCAGAAATTCAAATAATCTTTTAATTCAAATCTTCTATTCAAAAAATAGGATAGAAAACATATTAGAAATCAAAGAATTTTTACAAAATTCTTTTTATAATAGCGCAATTATTGGTGCATCAACAAGTGGAATAATTTCAGATGGAAAAATCACATACAGCGATATTATCATTTCATTCTCAATTTTTGAGGCATCAAATACTCTTTCAAAAGGTTATAAAAACCAATCTATTGATAATATTTTAATTGATTTATCAAAGAACATAATTCAAGAAAACACTAAACTATTAATAATAATTACAAAAAATTTTAGTTTTGATTATTCTACTCTTTTAAAAAAATTGAATATGAAATTTCCAAATATTGTTATTGCAGGAGGAAATACAGGAGATTATTCTTCAAAAGAACAAACTAATTTATTTTCAAATAATCATGATGATTGTGATTTAATATTCGCATCTATTAATTCAAATATCTTAGAAGTTCAAACAAACTATTTATTTAATTGGGAATCAATAGGTGAAGAAATGAGTATTACAAAAATCAATAAATCCACTGTTTATACCATAGATAATAAAAGAGCCATAGATGTATATAGGGAATATTTAGGTAATACTCTTGCAGATGATTTAATAAAATATGGAGCTGAATTTCCTTTGATTTATGAAGAGAATAATGTACTTATTGCAAGAGCTTTAATAAATTGTAATGAGCAAAATGGCTCAATTACTTTTGCAGGAGAAATACCTAAAAATAAAAAAGTAAAATTTGGTTTTGCAAATATTGATTCAATAAAAGAGCTTAATAAACAAAATATTTTACGTAAATATGAGCATAAACAAGAATCCATTTTTATCTATTCTTGCTCAGCAAGAAAACAAATGCTTGGCTCTTTTTTTAAAAAAGAAATTAAAATGTTAAATAACTTAGGAATTTCTAATGGATTAATAGTTAATGGGGAATTCTTCCATGATAAACAGGACTCTACAAATAATTTATTAAATATTTCAACAACATTCGTCACTTTAAATGAAAATACAGTTAATGAAAAATTAGAGTTTGAAAATGATGAGATTTTAACTTCAAAGAAAGATATAAAACTTAATGCCCTTACAAATCTTATAAAAAAAACCAGTGAAAAACTCGATGAAAATAACTATTATCTTAAACAATTCAAAAATATAGTAAACGAATCTTCTATTTACTCTACAACCAATCAACTTGGTGAAATAACTCATATAAATAAGAATTTTCAAGAAATTAGTGGTTATAAAAAAGATGAACTTATAGGTAAAAATCATAATATTGTTAAGCATCCAGATACTCCTTTGAAAAAACATGAAGAACTATGGGAAACTATTCAATCAGGTCAAATATGGCATGGTTTGATAAAAAATCAAAGAAAAAATGGTTCTGTTTATTATCTTCTTTCTGATATAGCTCCTATTTATTATAAAAATGGTGAGTTTC from Arcobacter venerupis includes these protein-coding regions:
- a CDS encoding response regulator transcription factor; this translates as MSNLNLLYVEDDEDTIENIDFFLKRHFNEIIVAQDGEEALKFFKEKKVDIIILDINIPKINGLKLAGKIRELNRKIPIIFLTAYSDRENLLQAINVHAFSYLIKPFKIDELIDVLNKCKKDFFCKYQNPDIKKLSGNFTWNKQKKELFFDNQRISLTKNEIALIDLFIEYDSRFFTPEEINEYISLNNDIKDNSIIQLISRLKRKITNLTGNNNFFIENIYNKGYHIL
- a CDS encoding methyl-accepting chemotaxis protein, translating into MLRNLSTKKKLFLFPTLFIAIVVISTFVYNYYSNMANTRNYVALTTDEFVQQVLKGRISIYQFLRNPKEENRVIVIENFKKLDKNVSELKTILVTKKNRDLCDDILAFSENYINDFDSLSKKRIVDFANGVIVESDGMKEKILKMADIGLKLEDKIIEINLSAVELRDEAFNLLNRILIILAIISVVVFILISILISNIVVNSLNEFKNGLLTFFGYLNREIKDVSLLDDRANDEFGEMSKVVNKNITKTKQGIEEDRKLIDETISVLGEFEQGDLCQRLNINVSNPALMQLKDVLNKMADNLESNIDNVLHILEEYSNYHYLNKISTNDIKEHLLKLANGVNTLGDSITEMLVENKSNGLTLDESSNILLTNVDKLNISSNEAAASLEETAAAIEEITSNIRHNTQSISKMASYSDKVTSSATHGEKLANQTNISMDEINAQVTAINEAITVIDQIAFQTNILSLNAAVEAATAGEAGKGFAVVAAEVRNLASRSAEAAKEIKDLVQNATTKANQGKEIAGNMIEGYKQLNENISLTINLISDIQNASKEQLLGIEQINDAVNQLDQQTQQNAMVASQTHDVAVLTDEIAKLVVSSADEKEFLGKNQVKARNVEKKSKPDLISKKNSPVKQEKKIITSKHEESDWESF
- a CDS encoding HD domain-containing phosphohydrolase, which produces MFTLNHKYEKKEDLENFIVKNQIRNSNNLLIQIFYSKNRIENILEIKEFLQNSFYNSAIIGASTSGIISDGKITYSDIIISFSIFEASNTLSKGYKNQSIDNILIDLSKNIIQENTKLLIIITKNFSFDYSTLLKKLNMKFPNIVIAGGNTGDYSSKEQTNLFSNNHDDCDLIFASINSNILEVQTNYLFNWESIGEEMSITKINKSTVYTIDNKRAIDVYREYLGNTLADDLIKYGAEFPLIYEENNVLIARALINCNEQNGSITFAGEIPKNKKVKFGFANIDSIKELNKQNILRKYEHKQESIFIYSCSARKQMLGSFFKKEIKMLNNLGISNGLIVNGEFFHDKQDSTNNLLNISTTFVTLNENTVNEKLEFENDEILTSKKDIKLNALTNLIKKTSEKLDENNYYLKQFKNIVNESSIYSTTNQLGEITHINKNFQEISGYKKDELIGKNHNIVKHPDTPLKKHEELWETIQSGQIWHGLIKNQRKNGSVYYLLSDIAPIYYKNGEFREYVGIKHNVTEVEEYKQLLKHELDSTSKTLKDNLNYTKQYENAVNASVAIMKIGINGLITYVNEKFLNLSEYEESEILGKKWDELLSLKHKNNGDNTKIFNQLENGKTVNTILTKKTKKGKTFITRSIFYPIIKKGKILEYLNVLNDLTDIFKLNEEIINTQKEVVFTMGAIGETRSQETGLHVKRVAEYSYLLAILSGLSEKEANLLKQASPMHDIGKVGIPDNILNKPGRLTPEEFEIMKSHAQLGYEMLKHSKRDILKASAIVAREHHEKWDGSGYPRALKGEDIHIYGRITAIADVFDALGHDRIYKKAWPLEDIFKLLNEEKGKHFDPNLIDIFFNNLDKFLEIKELLND